Genomic segment of Saprospira sp. CCB-QB6:
TCTTTATAGCGAAAGTGCCGTTGTTCGCAAATCTGTTCTGTTTGGCCATTGATTTTTTCTAGAATCAGGCGATAATAGTAATCTTTATTGGGCCATAGAATTTGAGGTTCTTGCCAGTGGTAACTTTGTTGGCCTCTATAATTGCCTTGAGAGGGAATACGGGCCAGCGTTTGGAAGTCGCCATTTTCACTAGCTCTTTCGATGCGGATATAAGCGTTGTCTTCCTCTTGGCCGAGGGTCCAAAAGAGTTGGGGTTGACCTAATTGACTATTTTCTAGTTGAAAATCTTGGCAATTGGCGGATAAGAGTATACAACTAATCGTAATATCATTGCTAACGGCACAGGTTCCATCGGTTGCGGTAACTTGGTAAGTGGTGCTTGCCCCTAGAGGGCTAGCAGTAGGATTAGAAATAGATGGATCGGAAAGCGTTGCGGCTGGTGACCAGCTATAATTACTAGCTGAAGAGCGTTGATAATCTACGCTAGCGGCGGTCAGGCAAGAGTAATTGCCCGAGCAACTAAAATTGACATTACTGTTGGGGACAAGGCTTAAGGCAACTTGGCCATCATCATTCCAGCTATTCCAGCTTGCAGTAGGGATAGCCACCGTATTGCAAAAGCCGGGAGACCCACAATCGGAATAGGTAGCACCAGCTGTTAGCTCATTAAAAATTCCTAAGCTAAGGCCATCTTCTCCAAAGAGTTCGACACCTTCAGTGCTAGAACCATAGTCTCCTTCTAGGCAAAACTCTAGGGTTACATTGCTAGTGGCATCAGGCACGCTATTATCAAATAGGAGTTGGTGGGTATAGTTAAGGGTACTGCCAGAGCAATCGCCTCCAGTACCAGCTGCTGTACAGTAACTGAGTTCCATACGTAAAGAGTCATCTCCACAAAGACTTTCATTGATTCCGCCTTGATCTGTAGCCACAAAGCTAATACTCCCATTAGCGGCCCAGCCATCTAGTTGAGCGTCGGTTAGGGTAATTGTGGTAGTATGTACAGTTCCACACTGAGTTCCAGATCCACCGATACTCCCCAAAGCGGCGCCATTTTCATCGCTAATATCCCAGATTTCATTGCTTCCATTAAGGTCTCCAAAAGCATAAATAGTTAGGGTTCCTCCGCCGGAAGCGCCAGTGGGAGTAGCGTTAAAGGTCATTGTTGTTACATCGCTAAGGTTGGGATCGGGGTCGATATAGCTAATAGCTTCATTGTAGCAACTACTAACCGTAGAAATTGGCATAGCTTCACTATAAGTTGTAGCTCCGCAATAAGAGAGAGTGATAGATACAGAATCCTCTGTACAAAGGCTAGGATTAACCGATGAAGAACCAACAGATCGGAAGCTAACAGTTCCGTCTGCGGCCCAAGTTGCTAATTGGGCTTGCGTAACAGCAATTGTTTGGCATTCTGCGGCTCCGCATTGGGTAGGGCCAGAAGTAGAGGCAATTGTTGTGAGTGTATTTCCATTTTCATCTAGAATATCCCAGTACTCTGTGGTACCGTCAATATCTCCTTGTACGCAAATATCTAGAGTTGCGCCAGCTGTCGGAGCGTTAGCTATTCCGGTAAAGCTATGTGTATTATCGAGTGTTAATGAGGGATTAGCAACAACATTTCGAAAAGAGACACAATTAGAGTTGCTTAGTGGGACACCATTTATGAGCAATTGGGCATTTAGTTGAACGGGGGGATCTCCAGTACAGTAGTCTGTGGTACTTGCAGTAACATCTACTTGAATACTTTGATCTATAATATTAACAGCATTAGTTGCTGTACAGCCTGTTGCATTATCGGTAAAAGTTACTCGGTAGGTAGTTGGTGAATTAACCGTAGCGGTTGGGCTTTGGCAGTTGGTACAAGAAAGGCCTGTTGAAGGTCCCCATACATAGGTTCCGGCTGTACCTGAATTTGCAGATAAGGGGGTAGTTAGTGTTTGAGTGGGGCATTTTTCTACATTTTGGTTCGTTAGACGAACGGTGGGTAGTTGGACGGTATAGCCAAGAACTTGAAAGCCAGGAATAGGGCAAGAATTATCTTCAAAAGTAAGGGTAAAGTTATAGCTCGCTAGGGCTCCATTAGGCACAGTCCAGTTAACGTCAATATAGGCTGGATTAACATTATCCACAATTGTAGTTGTAGCAGCAGGGAGGCTACTACTCACTGTTTCTGAGATTTGGATAAGGTCTGTAGCATCGGGATCTTGGGCTTCGACCCTAAAGCTCATATTATTGCCTTCACAGGTATAAAAGGTAGTTCCGGTAAGTGAAGCTCCAGTGATATTACTGACGGGATTTACGGTAAGAACATTATTACTACAGTTAATGACTACGACCTGCATATCTCGGATACTATGTCCAATAAGCACCCCATTTCTAAATTCCTCGACTAAAACTGCAATAGCGGCAATTTGTGTCCCACTAGGAGTAATACTAATTTGTCCTGTATTAGAATTGAATCCAAAAGATCCAGTAGTGCTCATGGGTTGAGTTGCGGTAAATCCACCATTAAAAGTAATGCCTACACCAGCATTATCAAGGGGGGTAATCATACTATAGGCAATAGAATCTCCTTCTGCATCAATAACACCATGATTGTACTCAAAAGGAACACCTTCACAAATATAGGGCACAGGTGGAGTAGTAAAAGTTGGGGAGCTATTGCAGCCACCATCTACATTATTAAGCAAGGCTTCAATATACATATAAGCTGATCCAGGGCTTGTAATGTTGGTAACGGCATTATTTCGATTTCCCGTTCGGTAGGATAAGATCCAATCGGTGCAAGCTGCGGGTAGTGTAACTACGCCACTATATTGGTAGACTTCAATTCCCTGTAAGCTTCCACCATTACAACTAGAATTAGCTAATTCTGCAGGACAAAGAGGGGAGGCTTCAGCAAATGATATCTGTGTTAGTGTGACAGAGGTTGACAGCCCACAAGAGACCGAATTAATGTTAATACTAGCTGAAGAGGGTGCTGATACACCAGCACAGTCTCGATAGAATTGCAGATTGACTTCATACTGATTGGCCCCTAAGCAAACATAGGTAAGATCAGCTCCTACAATATGGGTAGCATGGCTGTATAGGGGGGAATAACAAAAGGCATAGGAAGCTCCATGTAGCTCTAGTCAATAGGCTCATTAGTAGTTAATTAAGTTAGGTAAATATATTTTAAGACTTGGATTTTGGCTTGGATGCAGCAAAATATAGAATTATAAATACATCTCTATAAAAACCGTCGAGCAAGTCTTAATAAAATTTAAAATTAGCTTAATTAGCCACTTAAAAGTTAATGATTAGACAGTCTAAAATAATTTAGAGGACTATTGATAAGGACTTAAATATTCTCCATTTTATAAAATTTATAAGTTCACATTTTAACTAAAAAAGTCTTTTTAATGGTAAAAAATTTCCCCCTTTATTTTTTTTATAATAAAACAGTCCCCACCACAAAGATTCTAAGTCGGCTCCCAAAAGTGCGTAGCACACAGTTTTAATGACTGAAGGGAATAACGACTGAGCAGAACTAAGAGCCCCAACAACAAGCCCTTTAGGACAGAGCTCGACGAGCAAAGGGTATAACTATAACCATAGTCAGCTAGGTTAGCCATGACTCCTAAAGCCTAGCAAGATAATTTTGAATTAAGTTGAAAGCTATAAAGAAAATAGTCTGCATCAACTGTTAATATAGGCTATTATTTACCAATAAGCTATTAACTTATAAAAGTTAAGCGCTATATTTAAAATTTGTCCCCCATTTGTCTTTTAAAATCCATAGATTTGGATACATTCTCATTTCAACTAACAAAAACAGAATTAAATGACTAGAATTCAGACTTTTGCATTCTTGCTGTTTAGCCTTTTCTTTTGGCAACAAGCGGGTGCACAAATCTTCTTTACGGAGAATTTTGAGGGTTTAACCGGCAGCAATGGCTTGCCGACAAACTGGACAGAATCAGGCTTATCTACGGATGGTATTTATTATGTAGGTGATTCTGCAGATGCTGATGCGGGAGGGTATTGGCCTGTACCCAATCACACTCTTTTTGCACAGAGCAACGATGACCTTTGTGATTGTGACAAATCTGAGGATCGACTCATTTTGCCTGTACAGAACTTTGCTACACGTTCAGGTGGGGTTGAGTTAATTGCAGACTTATACATGGATGGCAATTACGGAAGTACTGGACAGATTGAGATTAGTACCGACGGCGGAAGCAGTTGGGCCCCTATTTATGTTATGACTGCAGATTCTCTCTGGCAAAATAATATTACTATTTCGCTTAACGCTTATGCCAATAATAGCAGTGTACTCATTGCTTTTCGGTATAATGATAGTGGAAGTTGGGCCTCTGGTTTAGGTGTTGACAATGTTCGTTTAAATCAAACAGCTTCTGCTGATGAGCTTTTAATTTCGGATATTTTGCCTGCGGAATACACAATAATTCCTGAAAACCAGGCAAGTGCGATTCCTGTAAGTACAACCATTGCCAATATCGGTGGTAATACTGCAGCAACAATCAATATTACGACAAATGTCTATGATTTTGCCGCTCCTACTACCCCTATTCAGACCTATAGCAACACAGCAACAAATCTTACAGCTGGTTCTACGACTACGGTTAGCATGGGAGCCTTTACACCTCCTACACAATCAAGCTATATTTTCGAGCACATTATCACAGGTCCTACTGGAAGTACGGCTAATGATACTGCCCGTTATGGCCTAACTATTTCAAATAATGAATATGCTCGTGATGCGGGTAGCCCAACAAACCTTGTTGGTGCTGGTACTGGCGCAGTTGCAATTGTTGGTAATCTATATGATATTAGAGCCACTACCCAACTAGACTCAGCTTTGTTTTTCTTAGACTTAGATGATACCTATCTTGGAGATACAGTTCGCCTTGTTGTTGTACAAACTACTGCAGGTGTACCTAATGGTACTATTCTTGGTCAATCAGCCCCCTATGCTATTACAGCGGCTGACACCACTTCTGGCGGGACAATTTTTGTTCTTCCTATTACAAATACTACTGGTGGAGCCCTTAGCCTTACCCCCGGCCAATATTTAGTTGGTGTAGAAGAATCAATTACTATGGATGGTTTAGGCCTCCTTTGTGACCCCAATATCTATACACCTAATACTGTTTTTGCCAACATTAATGGGGGGGCATTTCAACCACTTAATGACCTAATTACGGCAGGTTTCCCCTACTCTCCTGTTATTCGTCCTTATCTTAATACAAACTGCACAGTTACAGCAACAGCTAGCGCTACTAACGCTACTTGTACGGCTAGTGATGGTTCTGCTACTGCCACTCCCGCCAATGGTGCTGCACCCTACACTTACCTTTGGTCAAACGCTGCAACTACGCAAACAATCAGTGGTTTGGCAGCTGGAACTTATGATGTAACGATTACAGATGCTTCAGGTTGTGTAGCTACTGCCTCTGCTACTGTTAACCAAACTACAGTTGCTCTTACAGGTACTGCTACAGCAACTAACGCTACTTGTGGAAATGCTAACGGTTCGGCTACAGCTACTGTCAGTAATGGTACTGCTCCTTATACCTACAGCTGGAGCAATGGCGCAACTACTGCCACTATTACAGGCCTTATGGCAGGTACTTATAATGTAACATTTACTGATGCTAATGGCTGTGAAGGTACAGCTAGCGCTACAGTTAACAGCCCTGCAGGTCCTAGTGCTAGCACTAGCGCTACAGATGCTACTTGTACAGCAGCCAACGGTTCGGCTACAGTTACCGCTACTGGTGGTGCTACTCCTTACACTTACCTTTGGTCTAATAACCAAACTACCGCCACAGCTACAGCTCTAGTAGCAGGCACTTACAATGTTACTGTAACAGACAACAACGGTTGTGCCGTAACTGGTAGCGCCACAGTAAGCAGCACAACAGGTACCGTTAGCGGAACAACTTCTAGCATTAACTCTAGTTGTGGTGCAGCCAATGGTTCAGCTACAGTTACCGCTACTGGTGGTGCTACTCCTTATAGCTACAACTGGAGCAATGGCGAAACTACAGCTACAGCTTCTAACCTTTCTGCTGGCACTTATACAGTTACGATTACCGATGCAAACGGTTGCCAAGGTACTGCTACCGCAACTGTAAGCAACCCCAACGCACCTACAGCTACTGCCGCTGTAACTTCTAACTACAACGGATCTGAACTTAGCTGTAACGGTGCTAGCGATGCAGAAGCTACTGTTACTCCTGCTGGTGGCACTGCTCCTTATACCTATATCTGGTCTAATGGACAAACTACTGCCGCAGCTACAGGACTTGCGGCAGGCAACCAAACTGTAACTGTTACCGATAACAACGGCTGTGCCGTAAGCACTATCGTAACCGTTACTGCTCCCGCTCTAGTTGATGCAACTGTTGATATGACAGGTACTATGGACGCCTCTTGCTTCTCTAACAATGACGGTATGGCAACAATCACAGCCTCTGGTGGAACTCCCGGTTACACTTACGCTTGGTCTAATAATGCCAACACTGCCGCTATCAATAACATCGGCGCAGGTACTTACACCGTTACTGTTACCGATGCTAACGGCTGTACAGATGATGCTACTGTAACTATTTCTCAACCTACAGCTATCGTAAATAGCATGGCTGTGACTGACCTTACTTGTAGTGGTAGCGCAGATGGAGCTATCACCGCCAACACTTCTGGTGGATCAGCCCCTTATACCTACAACTGGAGCAATGGTGCTACTACTGCTAACCTTACTGCTCTTGCTGCTGGCACTTACACGGTTACAATCTCTGACCTTAACGGTTGCGAATTGGTAGCCAATGCTACTGTTAACGCCAATGTTGCTATTACTCTCGATACTACCATTACAGGTACTTCTGTAGTAGGAGCTAGCGACGGAAGCATTGACCTTACCGTAACTGGTGGTACAGCTCCCTATACTTACAGCTGGTCTAATGGCGCAACTACCGCTAACGTAACTAACTTAGTCGCTGGCCTTTACAGCGTTACTGTAACTGACGCTAACGGCTGTAATACTAGCCTCACTGTTAATGTTCCCGATGGCCCCGTTGCTGTTCTAGCCACTAACGCCAATATCAATATTAGCGTATTCCCCAACCCTGTGGAATCTGTAGCTAAATTGACTATCGAACTTAACAAAGCTAGCGATGTGAAAATCGAATTGAGCAATGCCGCTGGTCAAGTGATCCGTAGCTTCCAAGCTAAACAAGTCCTTAACCAACAGTTCGATATCGACATGAGTGAATTGCCCGCCGGCGTTTACTTCCTACGTGTTGCCGATCAAGAAGCTAGCAATAGCTACCGCATCAGCAAAAAGTAATTTAGCCCCTTTTTAAGGTGCACCAATCTGACGCCTCTCCTATCTTGGAGGGGCGTCTTTTTTTGGGGCTGCCCCTTCCGCCGAGTTGAAACTCAGCGCAAAGCGGTATCGCTTTGCGAAGCGATACAAAATGAGGGTTGAAACCCTCATGAGTTTCCGGTCGGGTCGGGCTGTATCGCAGCTCGCTATTCGCTCGGCCCTGCGCGGGCTTCGCCCGCTGGGTCTGGCCTACGGCCACTGCTGTCCATCCCTCAGCCTGCGGCGGCTTCGCCGCCTGTCCCATCCAATTGGACCCAAAAAGGCCCCAAAAGCAAATGCTTTTGGGGCCTTCCCTACCATTTTTTTAGGCTTCTACTCTTGAGCTTCCAACTTCAAATTCCAGTCAATCTGAAAATCTTCCAAATTGCTGCTCTTCTCCGCCAAAGCCTCAAACTCCTCAAAAAAGACCGTGTTGCGCTTAAATACTAACTCAAAATTGCGATAGGCCACAAAAGAAAATGTCCCTAAAGCAATCATAAATGCCGCACAAATTAACCATATGGCCCCAAAACTCCCCCAATGCCCCAAGAAAAAAGAATAAGCCGAACCCACCATACTAATAGCCAGCACCGCTCCCATAAAAAAATAACGCCCTCTCTGCCCCTTCTGATACTCTTTCTGAGCCTTAGAACCCATCAGACGCTTCTTAATCTTGTCGTAATTTTCTGGGCGACGCTTGTAAGTCAAATACAAACGAGCCACCTCTTCTTGATTGAAATCTATATCGAAAACCATAGCATAAATTTGATTTATTGGGCCAGCTAAGGTAGGGATTTTTCTATTTTTTAAGGGTGATATAGACTACTTAATTATATTTGCAGACTTGTACAACAGCTAACATTAAATTAACATGCGAACTCAACTCTGTAATCCTTTTTTCTACCTTCTCTCCCTTCTCTTTTTTTCCTTTTCTCTACTCGCTCAAGACCAACTCTTAGACTATAAAGTAATTAGCGGACCAATGCCTGGGCACTATACCGACTCTACCGCTAGCTTCTGGATCTTGGTCCAAAAAAAACCCGCTCTACAAAAGAAAAACCGCCTAACTGCAGTCCTCAACAAACTAGAACAAGAATTTAGCAGTATTAGTTATCAAGACGAGCCACTTTGGAAAGACAAACGAGTAGTTCGTGTGCTGGCCAAGAAAACCCCAAAAAATACGCCCCCAAAAGATAGCTTTAGCTTTCTCACGGGCTCCTGCGCTTTCCAATATCCCCTTATTCTAAATATGTTTGGTAAACGCCGACGCTACAATAAGATTTTTAATAAAATGGCCCAAACAGAGGCCGAATTTATGGTTTGGACTGGCGACAATGTCTATTATGTTCTTGGCCAATGGAATTCTTACAAGGGGATGGTCAAAAAGAACCTGCGTTCTAGAGAACGCAAACCCATCAATCATTTTTTACAATCTTGTCCCCAATATGCTACTTGGGATGATCATGATTATGGTCCAAATAATAGCGATGCTAATTTCCCTCTAAAAGATACCGCCCTAAATGTCTTTAAAAAGGTTTGGGCCAACCCCTATTATGGAGAAGAAGACAACCCTGGAGTTTATAGCCATTTTAGCCAAGAGAATTGCGACTTTTTCCTGCTAGACTCTCGTTATTATTGTATAACTGATGGAGCAGAAGAAGATCGAACGCTCTTTGGCAAAAAACAAATGGATTGGCTCAAAAGACAACTCAAACAAGCCAAAGGTGATTTTAAATTCATCTTTTCAGGTACGCAACTTTGGCCCAAACTAGATAAAGGGGATCATTGGGACCATTTTCCCGCTGAGCGAAAAGATTTCTTAGATTTTCTCCAAAAAGAAAAGATCAAAGGCGTAGTAGTGATTAGTGGAGACCGACATTATAGCGAGCTCAATTGCCTGAAGCGTGAAGATAATTACCCACTTTATGAATATACCTGCTCTCCCCTCACGAGCTTTACCGACCCTTATTACTCCAAAGTGAATGATTGCCGAGAAGAGGGCACTTTTGTCCGCAAACAAAATTATGGCCTCTTAACTATTCTTGGCCAAGGCTTAGCGCGCATTTGCCGCATCCAAACCTTTAATCGAAAAGGCCAACTACTTTGGCAAAGAGAAATTGCCCTAAAGGATTTGCAATAAAAAACGGCCACAGCAATAATTTGCTGTGGCCGTTTGGCCTTAGGGCCATTTTGGTCCAACACTTAAACGGTTTTGCAGGGACGCGCAGCGGCCCGCAGGCCTAGCGATCTGTAGCAGTGGCCGTTAGGCCAGACCCAGCGGGCGAAGCCCGCGCAGGGCCGAGCGAATAGCGAGCTGCGGAACGTAGCGCCGCAAGGCCGTAGGCCGCAGCGGAGGCCCCAAAACAGCCTTTGCTTCTAGTTGTTCAATTTACTTTTTTTTCTTTTTGCTAAAGATGCTCCCCATAGCAACGCCGCCCACAGAAAACAGAGTGCGATCGGTCAAGCCTTCTAGCTCGGCCCCTTCGCCCAGTTTGTAGTAGCGACGAATGTCAAAAGTGAGCATAAAGTCATTGAGGGGCACTTCAATTTTGAGGCCTGCAGCAGCAAAAGCTCTAGCGCTAGCCTGCATATTATCGAGCTGAATGGCGGTAGGATCTTTGAGAAAAGCTTCTTCAAAAGCCATATTTTGGTCCAAGATAAAGAGCAAGTCGAGTTGCGGGTTAGCGGTAATGCCAAAAGTACCGCCCATAATTTTGCGTAAAATGCCAAATTTACCGCCCATATTGAGGCTCAGGCTCGTAAAGCCCGTTTGGTTGCTGACCGACTCTTCAATTTGATAGGGTACGACAATCACATCAATAAAAGCCTGAGCAAAACGCTTAGAATTCCCTTCTAAAAGACCCTTTTTTTCCTTTTCGCTCAAAACGGTATAGCGAGCGCCAAACTGCAGGCGAAAATCATTATCCTGAAAGGCCAATTTTCTAAAATCCAGTGAATCTCGGCCCTCCAAAAGGGTATTGATAAAAGGGTGCACCTTAAAATTAAGGGCCAAAGTATTGATCTTCTTGCGACCATCGGCCACTTTTTCCTTCAAATTATAATTGGCATCCAAGGCCAAAACTCCAGAGGCGGCCCCAGAGGCTTTAAACAAGCCGTAGAGGTTCCCCCCACCTGCTCCAGAAAACTGAAAAATGTTTTCTGTAGGATTAAACAGCATATCGACAGGCGTAGGATGCTGAGCGAAAACTTGACCTGAAAGCAGCAGGCCAATGGCAAAAAGTAGATTTTTCATAGGTATAGGTGAGTTAAATAGAGAAAACAACTTAAACTACAAGAGTGGGCTGTTCAAAATCAAGTTGGGGTCAGGGCTATTCCGCTTCATTTCAGCTAATTGACGAGCCGAGCAAACCCCAGGATAATCGCCAGAATGTCCCTGCAAATCTATAATAATTTGAAAATGCAAATGCGGCAACCAACCTCCATTTTCGCGCAAACTACCCAATTTACCGATTTCTGCCCCATCTCTTAAGCGTTGGCCTGGCTGTAGCTCCTCAATAGAAGCCTTAGACAGATGGCCATACAAAGTATAAAATTTGGGACAATTAAAAGGTTGGTGCTCTAAAATAATCACTCCTCCATAATTCCCTTCCTCTTCCAGATAGCCCTTGCTGTGTACCTTGGCCGCTAGAGGTGTGCGCACCCGCGTCCCCACGCGCATCCAAATATCTATGCCCAAATGTATGCAGCGTTCATCCAAAGGATCTGCCTCTGGATTAAACAAGCCCTTATCTCGATACAAATTTCGGCGCTCCAAATAGCCTCCAATCGCCATAAAACTACTGGTAACATCTAAGCGCTCTTGAATATAATTTTGCAAGTCTTTTTGGGTCTTAATCTCGGCCATTCTCGGATTATTTTCCGATAAATCCACGGCCACAGCATACTCTCGATTGGGCGAAAAAGTCACAACATTGCCAAACATGCCCTTCTTTGGGCCTACCCAAGCCAAAAAATCATCTACTCTTGCCATAGGTCTCTATTTAACTGGTTATTAGATATAAATTTGCGTTTAAAAATAAGTTATTACTTTTAAATAAACAAATCATTTTTATTTGGGTCCTCCGCCTCGCTGCGGTCGTTGAACTGCGGCCTAAAGGCCTTGTTCTGGTCTGGCCTAACGGCCACTGCTACAGATCGCTAGGCCTGTTCTAGCTCCAATAAAAGGCTTTCTCTAAAAGAAAGGCAACAAAAGTTTGCAACTAAAAACAAAAAGTTGTAAAATAAGCGCAAGGATGGGCTAAAACTTCGCAAAAACCAAACATTAAGCGTATATTTGGCCCCTATTGGAAAATAAAACAATATGTCAGAAGAAATAGAAAAGGACGTACAGGAGCAAAAGCCACAGCGGAACCAATTGGGCGAGATGTACAAAGATTATTTTTTGGACTACGCCTCTTATGTAATCTTAGAGCGGGCCGTACCCGCTGTAGAAGATGGCTTTAAACCCGTTCAGAGACGGATTTTACATGCTATGCACAGCATGGATGATGGTCGCTTTCATAAGGTGGCTAATATTATTGGCCAAACCATGCAGTATCACCCACATGGGGATGCTGCTATTGGTGATGCCTTGGTCAATTTGGGCCAAAAGGACCTCTTGATTGATTGTCAGGGAAACTGGGGAGATAACCGTACAGGAGACCGAGCAGCCGCCCCACGTTATATTGAGGCCCGCTTGTCTAAATTTGCCAAAACGGTTGTTTTTAATCCTAAAACGACCAATTATCAACTGGCTTATGATGGACGAAAAAAAGAGCCCATCCATTTGCCTGTTAAATTTCCCCTTTTGTTGGCCCAGGGCGTAGAAGGTATTGCCGTTGGTTTGTCTACCAAGATTCTCCCTCACAACTTTGTCGAGCTAATTAAGGGCTCAATCGCCATTTTGAGAGGGAAAAAGACCCAACTCCTACCCGATTTCCCCACAGGCGGAATGATGGACGCCTCTAACTATAATGGTGGAAAAAGAGGAGGGAAAATCCGTTTGCGGGCAGAAATAGAAATTGTAGACCGTAAGACCTTGGCTATTCGCCAGATTCCTTATGGTTGCACGACCTCTAGCTTGATCGATAGTATTATCAAGGCCAATAGCAAGCAGAAAATCAAGATCAAAAAGGTGGTGGATAACACGGCCAAAGATGTAGAGATTTTGATCGAGCTGCCTAGTAATAGCTCGCCTGAAATTACAATGGACGCCCTTTATGCCTTTACGGATTGTGAGCTTTCTATTTCGCCTAATGCCTGTGTCATCCAAGGTGATAAACCCATTTTTGTTACGGTCGATAAACTTTTGGAAATTGCCACTCAGCAAACCAAAGACCTTTTAGAATGGGAGCTTAAAATTCGGGAGCAAGAACTGCTAGATAAATGGCATTTGGCCTCTTTAGAAAAGATTTTCATCGAAAATCGCATCTATCAATTGATTGAGGATTGCGAAAGTTGGGAGGAGGTTCTAGAGACGATAGATAAGGCTATGCAGCCTTTTGTCAAACAGCTTTGGCGACCAATAACCCAAGAGGATATCATCCGCTTGACCGAAATTAAAATTAAGCGGATCTCTAAATATAATAAGTTCCAAGCCGATGAATACCTCAAAAAATTAGAGGATGAGCTGGCTGATGTTCGCCATGATTTGGCCAACTTGGTGGATTATGCTATTGAGTATTACAAAGGCCTGCTTAAAGACTTTGGCAAAGACAAAGAACGCAAAACAAAAATTACCACCTTTGATAATATTGATGCCGTAGAAGTGGTCGTCAATAATGCCAAGCTCTATATCAACCGCAAAGAAGGTTTTATGGGCTATGGCCTCAAAAAAGATGAGTTTATTGAAGAATGCTCAGATTTGGAT
This window contains:
- a CDS encoding T9SS type A sorting domain-containing protein — encoded protein: MYIEALLNNVDGGCNSSPTFTTPPVPYICEGVPFEYNHGVIDAEGDSIAYSMITPLDNAGVGITFNGGFTATQPMSTTGSFGFNSNTGQISITPSGTQIAAIAVLVEEFRNGVLIGHSIRDMQVVVINCSNNVLTVNPVSNITGASLTGTTFYTCEGNNMSFRVEAQDPDATDLIQISETVSSSLPAATTTIVDNVNPAYIDVNWTVPNGALASYNFTLTFEDNSCPIPGFQVLGYTVQLPTVRLTNQNVEKCPTQTLTTPLSANSGTAGTYVWGPSTGLSCTNCQSPTATVNSPTTYRVTFTDNATGCTATNAVNIIDQSIQVDVTASTTDYCTGDPPVQLNAQLLINGVPLSNSNCVSFRNVVANPSLTLDNTHSFTGIANAPTAGATLDICVQGDIDGTTEYWDILDENGNTLTTIASTSGPTQCGAAECQTIAVTQAQLATWAADGTVSFRSVGSSSVNPSLCTEDSVSITLSYCGATTYSEAMPISTVSSCYNEAISYIDPDPNLSDVTTMTFNATPTGASGGGTLTIYAFGDLNGSNEIWDISDENGAALGSIGGSGTQCGTVHTTTITLTDAQLDGWAANGSISFVATDQGGINESLCGDDSLRMELSYCTAAGTGGDCSGSTLNYTHQLLFDNSVPDATSNVTLEFCLEGDYGSSTEGVELFGEDGLSLGIFNELTAGATYSDCGSPGFCNTVAIPTASWNSWNDDGQVALSLVPNSNVNFSCSGNYSCLTAASVDYQRSSASNYSWSPAATLSDPSISNPTASPLGASTTYQVTATDGTCAVSNDITISCILLSANCQDFQLENSQLGQPQLFWTLGQEEDNAYIRIERASENGDFQTLARIPSQGNYRGQQSYHWQEPQILWPNKDYYYRLILEKINGQTEQICEQRHFRYKENQTPNFLTLYPNPSRSTAFLRLQLLKEMSLEVTIIDVLGRKVAKVNQLDLQAGIQEFELMPLANLPAGQYFICIKSEGGSYQKTLRFSKIN
- a CDS encoding T9SS type A sorting domain-containing protein — encoded protein: MTRIQTFAFLLFSLFFWQQAGAQIFFTENFEGLTGSNGLPTNWTESGLSTDGIYYVGDSADADAGGYWPVPNHTLFAQSNDDLCDCDKSEDRLILPVQNFATRSGGVELIADLYMDGNYGSTGQIEISTDGGSSWAPIYVMTADSLWQNNITISLNAYANNSSVLIAFRYNDSGSWASGLGVDNVRLNQTASADELLISDILPAEYTIIPENQASAIPVSTTIANIGGNTAATINITTNVYDFAAPTTPIQTYSNTATNLTAGSTTTVSMGAFTPPTQSSYIFEHIITGPTGSTANDTARYGLTISNNEYARDAGSPTNLVGAGTGAVAIVGNLYDIRATTQLDSALFFLDLDDTYLGDTVRLVVVQTTAGVPNGTILGQSAPYAITAADTTSGGTIFVLPITNTTGGALSLTPGQYLVGVEESITMDGLGLLCDPNIYTPNTVFANINGGAFQPLNDLITAGFPYSPVIRPYLNTNCTVTATASATNATCTASDGSATATPANGAAPYTYLWSNAATTQTISGLAAGTYDVTITDASGCVATASATVNQTTVALTGTATATNATCGNANGSATATVSNGTAPYTYSWSNGATTATITGLMAGTYNVTFTDANGCEGTASATVNSPAGPSASTSATDATCTAANGSATVTATGGATPYTYLWSNNQTTATATALVAGTYNVTVTDNNGCAVTGSATVSSTTGTVSGTTSSINSSCGAANGSATVTATGGATPYSYNWSNGETTATASNLSAGTYTVTITDANGCQGTATATVSNPNAPTATAAVTSNYNGSELSCNGASDAEATVTPAGGTAPYTYIWSNGQTTAAATGLAAGNQTVTVTDNNGCAVSTIVTVTAPALVDATVDMTGTMDASCFSNNDGMATITASGGTPGYTYAWSNNANTAAINNIGAGTYTVTVTDANGCTDDATVTISQPTAIVNSMAVTDLTCSGSADGAITANTSGGSAPYTYNWSNGATTANLTALAAGTYTVTISDLNGCELVANATVNANVAITLDTTITGTSVVGASDGSIDLTVTGGTAPYTYSWSNGATTANVTNLVAGLYSVTVTDANGCNTSLTVNVPDGPVAVLATNANINISVFPNPVESVAKLTIELNKASDVKIELSNAAGQVIRSFQAKQVLNQQFDIDMSELPAGVYFLRVADQEASNSYRISKK
- a CDS encoding alkaline phosphatase D family protein, translating into MRTQLCNPFFYLLSLLFFSFSLLAQDQLLDYKVISGPMPGHYTDSTASFWILVQKKPALQKKNRLTAVLNKLEQEFSSISYQDEPLWKDKRVVRVLAKKTPKNTPPKDSFSFLTGSCAFQYPLILNMFGKRRRYNKIFNKMAQTEAEFMVWTGDNVYYVLGQWNSYKGMVKKNLRSRERKPINHFLQSCPQYATWDDHDYGPNNSDANFPLKDTALNVFKKVWANPYYGEEDNPGVYSHFSQENCDFFLLDSRYYCITDGAEEDRTLFGKKQMDWLKRQLKQAKGDFKFIFSGTQLWPKLDKGDHWDHFPAERKDFLDFLQKEKIKGVVVISGDRHYSELNCLKREDNYPLYEYTCSPLTSFTDPYYSKVNDCREEGTFVRKQNYGLLTILGQGLARICRIQTFNRKGQLLWQREIALKDLQ